The following coding sequences are from one Bos mutus isolate GX-2022 chromosome 22, NWIPB_WYAK_1.1, whole genome shotgun sequence window:
- the LOC138984616 gene encoding U11/U12 small nuclear ribonucleoprotein 25 kDa protein, with product MVVQDPLLCDLPIQVTLEEVNSQIALEYGQAMTVRVCKMDGEVMPVVVVQNATVLDLKKAIQRYVQLRQEREGGIQHISWSYVWRTYHLTSAGEKLTEDRKKLRDYGIRNRDEVSFIKKLRQKRISRLGQLSVRAAELFPGRRKPWATVPFPQTGGREPDPSWTRLDS from the coding sequence ATGGTTGTGCAGGACCCGCTGCTCTGCGACCTTCCGATCCAGGTTACTTTAGAAGAGGTTAATTCCCAAATAGCATTAGAATACGGCCAAGCAATGACAGTGCGAGTGTGCAAGATGGATGGAGAAGTTATGCCCGTGGTTGTAGTCCAGAACGCCACTGTCCTGGACCTGAAGAAGGCCATCCAGAGATACGTGCAGCTCAGGCAGGAGCGCGAGGGAGGCATTCAGCACATCAGCTGGTCCTACGTGTGGAGGACATACCACTTGACCTCCGCGGGAGAGAAGCTCACAGAAGACCGGAAGAAACTCCGAGATTATGGTATCCGGAATCGGGATGAGGTGTCCTTCATCAAAAAGCTGAGACAGAAACGAATCTCCAGACTTGGACAGCTGTCTGTGCGGGCAGCTGAGCTCTTCCCTGGCAGAAGGAAGCCTTGGGCCACCGTGCCCTTTCCCCAGACGGGTGGGAGAGAGCCTGACCCCAGCTGGACTCGCCTGGACTCTTAA